One genomic region from Curtobacterium sp. 9128 encodes:
- a CDS encoding glycosyltransferase family 2 protein, protein MATSSSRNGRPHRMVDMKVDVILPCLDEADALPTVIGRLPDGYRAIVVDNGSTDGSADIARALGALVVTESRRGFGSACAAGVEAATAEYVAFCDADASMDPAELPPLVRRVAEGRTDLALGRRVPTTPGAWAPHARFANRVLAVLMHRATGYRLRDLGPMRVMRREDLVALDLQDRRSGYPLEMVLAAHAAGWRVDESDIGYAQRVGDSKVTGTLRGTINAVRDMTRLLREYRQEARTRSVAPGPVRRTAGSTAPTSSASASASDVEEVRS, encoded by the coding sequence ATGGCAACGTCCTCCAGTCGCAACGGCCGACCGCACCGAATGGTGGACATGAAGGTCGACGTCATCCTCCCCTGTCTCGACGAGGCCGATGCCCTGCCGACGGTCATCGGTCGTCTGCCGGACGGCTACCGCGCCATCGTGGTGGACAACGGCTCGACCGACGGCTCCGCGGACATCGCACGCGCGCTCGGAGCCCTCGTCGTCACCGAGTCCCGCCGCGGCTTCGGCAGCGCCTGCGCCGCCGGCGTCGAGGCCGCCACCGCCGAGTACGTCGCCTTCTGCGACGCCGACGCCTCGATGGACCCGGCGGAGCTCCCGCCGCTGGTCCGCCGCGTCGCGGAGGGCCGCACCGACCTGGCACTCGGCCGCCGCGTCCCGACCACCCCGGGCGCCTGGGCCCCACACGCTCGCTTCGCGAACCGCGTCCTCGCCGTGCTCATGCACCGGGCGACCGGGTACCGCCTGCGCGACCTCGGCCCGATGCGCGTGATGCGCCGCGAGGACCTCGTCGCACTCGACCTGCAGGACCGCCGGAGCGGCTACCCGCTCGAGATGGTCCTCGCCGCCCACGCCGCCGGCTGGCGCGTCGACGAGTCGGACATCGGCTACGCCCAGCGCGTCGGCGACAGCAAGGTCACCGGAACGCTCCGCGGCACGATCAACGCGGTGCGGGACATGACGCGCCTGTTGCGCGAGTACCGCCAGGAGGCCCGGACCCGCTCCGTCGCGCCGGGTCCCGTCCGCCGCACGGCCGGCTCCACCGCCCCCACCTCCTCCGCCTCCGCCTCCGCCTCCGACGTCGAGGAGGTGCGCTCATGA
- a CDS encoding methyltransferase domain-containing protein, protein MSDITQTAVTFGTGGDEPYARALRSDGRLRLTDPDRPGVAITMDVGRWSAAADRVDRSLLDDVDGPVIDIGCGPGRMLVAARTLGIPALGVDVSAEAVAIAQRSGGRAIQGSVFDPVPDEGRWDTALVLDGNIGIGGDPAALLARCRDIVRAGGRVVVETHTDPTADRTYRARVVDTDGHESAEFPWAEVGLDALHRHAADAGLVARQSWTVAGRSFCELVA, encoded by the coding sequence ATGAGCGACATCACCCAGACCGCCGTCACCTTCGGCACCGGCGGCGACGAACCCTACGCACGGGCACTCCGGAGCGACGGCCGCCTCCGTCTCACCGACCCCGACCGCCCCGGCGTCGCCATCACGATGGACGTCGGACGGTGGAGTGCTGCCGCCGACCGGGTCGACCGCTCCCTGCTGGACGACGTCGACGGCCCCGTGATCGACATCGGCTGCGGCCCCGGGCGGATGCTCGTCGCGGCGCGCACGCTCGGCATCCCCGCACTCGGGGTCGACGTCTCCGCCGAGGCCGTCGCGATCGCGCAGCGCTCCGGCGGCCGGGCGATCCAGGGCTCCGTGTTCGACCCCGTCCCCGACGAGGGACGCTGGGACACCGCGCTCGTCCTCGACGGCAACATCGGCATCGGGGGCGACCCCGCCGCACTCCTCGCGCGCTGTCGCGACATCGTCAGGGCCGGCGGTCGCGTCGTCGTCGAGACGCACACGGACCCGACCGCCGACCGCACCTACCGGGCCCGCGTGGTGGACACCGACGGCCACGAGAGCGCCGAGTTCCCGTGGGCCGAGGTCGGCCTCGACGCCCTGCACCGGCACGCCGCTGACGCCGGGCTCGTCGCCCGACAGAGCTGGACGGTTGCCGGTCGGAGCTTCTGCGAGCTCGTCGCCTGA
- a CDS encoding DUF2064 domain-containing protein has translation MSVTATTPITVVVIAKECLPGRVKTRLTPALSPEAAARVASASLDDTLRTVAALPVERRVLFFDGSVVPGAAAGFDVLHQPGGGLDERLGFLFDTMTGPTLLVGMDTPQVSVDDVTPVLDAPDRDAWFGPAEDGGFWSLYLREPTGDLLRGVPMSQDDTGAVQLARLTAAGLDVGMLTELLDVDTIDDAGVVAGLAPDSGFAAALRAEDGALTAGGAR, from the coding sequence ATGAGCGTCACCGCGACCACCCCGATCACGGTCGTCGTGATCGCCAAGGAGTGCCTGCCCGGCCGGGTGAAGACCCGGTTGACGCCGGCGCTCTCCCCCGAGGCTGCCGCCCGGGTCGCGAGCGCGAGCCTCGACGACACGCTCCGCACCGTCGCCGCGCTGCCCGTCGAGCGGCGCGTGCTGTTCTTCGACGGCTCGGTCGTCCCGGGAGCGGCTGCCGGTTTCGACGTCCTGCACCAGCCGGGCGGCGGCCTCGACGAGCGCCTCGGCTTCCTGTTCGACACGATGACCGGCCCCACGCTGCTGGTCGGCATGGACACCCCGCAGGTCTCGGTCGACGACGTCACACCCGTGCTCGACGCCCCCGACCGCGACGCCTGGTTCGGTCCGGCGGAGGACGGCGGCTTCTGGTCCCTGTACCTCCGTGAACCGACGGGCGACCTGCTGCGCGGGGTCCCGATGTCCCAGGACGACACGGGTGCCGTACAGCTGGCACGTCTGACGGCGGCCGGGCTCGACGTCGGCATGCTCACCGAGCTGCTCGACGTGGACACGATCGACGATGCCGGTGTCGTGGCCGGACTCGCGCCGGACTCCGGGTTCGCTGCTGCCCTGCGCGCCGAGGACGGCGCACTCACCGCCGGAGGCGCCCGATGA